The following proteins come from a genomic window of Frankia casuarinae:
- a CDS encoding ABC-F family ATP-binding cassette domain-containing protein, whose amino-acid sequence MSATLVASGLTVTRGGATVLDGVSLTVAPGDRLGVVGPNGVGKSTLLRALAGQVTPDAGRVDLAPPTANVGLLPQEPDRNPGETLRAFLARRTGVAAAQAELDAATEALALGMSGVSGTSGASGTSGAPGMSGVDDRYSVALERWLAIGAADLDARAEEVCADLGLPAGALDSPTTALSGGQAARGSLAGVLLSRFDITLLDEPTNDLDFDGLERLERFVQGVPGALVVVSHDREFLDRTIDTVAELDPHRHGLTLFAGGWTAYLQAREVARRQARERYEEYAGQRADLVAQAQRQREQAVRGSVRAKRRMPDGDRAAKGARIEAATKSAARVRSIESRIDRLAEVEEPRKEWQLRMSIAAAPRSGDVVATLTGAVVARSGFTLGPVDLTIAWADRVVITGPNGGGKTTMLGALLGRIPLARGHQALGSGVRLGEIDQARGLFRGEATALAVAERATSWPAGEVRTLFAKFGLGPDQVTRPAASLSPGERTRAGLALLQAVGVNCLVLDEPTNHLDLPAIDQLEQALAGYAGTLLLVTHDRRMLDTVAVTRRLHVNGGLVTEKPLVTEKPL is encoded by the coding sequence ATGTCCGCCACCCTCGTCGCGTCCGGCCTCACCGTCACCCGCGGTGGGGCGACCGTCCTCGACGGCGTCTCCCTCACCGTCGCGCCCGGCGACCGTCTCGGCGTGGTGGGGCCCAACGGCGTCGGTAAGTCGACGCTGTTGCGTGCCCTCGCCGGGCAGGTGACGCCCGACGCGGGCCGGGTGGATCTCGCGCCGCCGACCGCCAACGTCGGCCTGCTCCCCCAGGAACCCGACCGCAACCCCGGGGAGACCCTGCGGGCCTTCCTCGCCCGTCGCACCGGCGTCGCCGCGGCGCAGGCCGAGCTCGACGCCGCGACCGAGGCGTTGGCCCTGGGCATGTCCGGGGTCTCTGGCACGTCCGGGGCTTCTGGCACGTCCGGGGCTCCTGGCATGTCCGGAGTCGACGACCGCTACAGCGTCGCCCTGGAGCGGTGGCTGGCGATCGGCGCGGCCGACCTCGACGCCCGCGCCGAAGAGGTGTGCGCCGATCTCGGTCTGCCCGCGGGCGCGCTCGACAGCCCGACGACGGCGTTGTCCGGCGGGCAGGCCGCCCGGGGATCGCTGGCCGGCGTCCTGCTGTCCCGGTTCGACATCACCCTGCTCGACGAGCCCACCAACGACCTCGACTTCGACGGGCTGGAACGGCTCGAGCGGTTCGTCCAAGGCGTGCCCGGGGCGCTGGTCGTCGTCAGCCACGACCGCGAGTTCCTCGACCGCACCATCGACACCGTCGCCGAACTCGATCCGCACCGGCACGGCCTCACCCTCTTCGCTGGCGGATGGACGGCATACCTGCAGGCCCGCGAGGTCGCGCGGCGTCAAGCCCGGGAGCGGTACGAGGAGTACGCCGGCCAGCGAGCCGATCTCGTCGCCCAGGCGCAACGCCAGCGGGAGCAGGCGGTGCGGGGTTCGGTGCGGGCGAAGCGGCGGATGCCCGACGGTGACCGGGCTGCCAAGGGAGCCCGGATCGAGGCGGCGACGAAGAGCGCGGCCAGGGTCCGGTCCATCGAGTCCCGCATCGACCGGTTGGCGGAGGTCGAGGAGCCCCGCAAGGAATGGCAGCTGCGCATGTCGATCGCCGCCGCGCCCCGGTCGGGCGATGTCGTCGCGACATTGACCGGCGCGGTGGTGGCCCGGTCGGGCTTCACCCTGGGGCCGGTCGATCTGACGATCGCGTGGGCGGACCGGGTGGTGATCACCGGGCCGAACGGCGGGGGCAAGACGACCATGCTGGGTGCGCTGCTCGGCCGTATCCCCCTGGCCCGGGGGCACCAGGCACTCGGGTCCGGCGTGCGGCTCGGCGAGATCGACCAGGCCCGCGGCCTGTTCCGGGGTGAGGCCACGGCGCTGGCCGTCGCCGAGCGGGCGACCAGTTGGCCGGCGGGTGAGGTGCGCACCCTGTTCGCGAAGTTCGGTCTCGGCCCGGATCAGGTCACCCGGCCGGCGGCGTCCCTGTCGCCGGGAGAACGCACCCGGGCGGGGCTCGCGCTGCTGCAGGCGGTCGGCGTGAACTGCCTGGTGCTCGACGAACCCACCAACCACCTCGACCTTCCGGCGATCGATCAGCTCGAACAGGCGCTGGCCGGCTATGCGGGCACCCTGCTACTCGTCACCCATGATCGGCGCATGCTCGACACGGTCGCCGTGACCCGCCGGCTGCACGTCAACGGCGGCCTCGTCACCGAGAAGCCCCTCGTCACCGAGAAACCATTGTGA
- a CDS encoding Fur family transcriptional regulator: MKDTWIVKDSQTDRDGRRGDPSAAGIAALRARGERVTPARRAVLQVLAGTSEHLSVDDVFARAETIVPGMHRTTVYRAVETLGDLGLVTHVHPDHGPAVYHLAAALTGGAHLHVRCRSCGTILDVPADLLDDVARRLATTVGFTLQPDHAALAGRCRACSVTSPSVDGDLAPA, encoded by the coding sequence GTGAAGGACACCTGGATCGTGAAGGACAGTCAGACGGATCGTGACGGCCGGCGTGGCGATCCGTCCGCCGCCGGGATCGCCGCGTTGCGCGCCCGCGGGGAGCGGGTTACCCCGGCCCGCCGGGCGGTGCTCCAGGTACTCGCCGGCACGAGCGAGCACCTGTCCGTTGACGACGTCTTCGCCCGGGCGGAGACGATCGTCCCGGGCATGCACCGCACCACCGTCTATCGCGCGGTGGAGACCCTCGGCGACCTCGGCCTGGTCACCCACGTCCACCCCGACCACGGGCCGGCCGTCTACCACCTGGCGGCGGCCCTCACCGGCGGCGCCCACCTGCACGTCCGGTGCCGCTCCTGCGGCACGATCCTCGACGTGCCCGCGGACCTGCTCGACGACGTCGCGCGTCGGCTCGCCACCACCGTCGGGTTCACCCTGCAGCCCGACCACGCCGCCCTTGCCGGTCGGTGCCGCGCCTGTTCGGTGACGTCCCCGTCCGTGGACGGGGACCTCGCACCCGCATGA
- a CDS encoding adenylate kinase gives MKHDVSPPGRAHQWDTDRVNALGTSRDSAPAAMPSDARRILVVGSGGAGKSTLARELARQTGLPLVHLDRYFWQPGWVGTPTAQWRSVVADLVAEPAWVMDGNYGGTLDLRIPAADLIVFLDLPRRITIPRVLRRWARWHGRNRPDLAANCPERLDLAFLTWLWRYPSTSRNRLADSIAEHHAGHRVVRLCTPREVRLWLAAVAYSGVPAARP, from the coding sequence ATGAAGCACGATGTTTCGCCACCAGGTCGGGCGCACCAGTGGGACACTGACCGGGTGAATGCGCTCGGGACGAGCCGTGACTCCGCGCCGGCAGCGATGCCCTCTGACGCCCGGCGGATCCTCGTCGTCGGCAGCGGCGGGGCGGGCAAGAGCACCCTGGCGCGTGAGCTCGCGCGCCAGACCGGACTGCCGCTCGTGCATCTCGACCGGTACTTCTGGCAACCGGGATGGGTCGGGACACCCACGGCGCAATGGCGGTCCGTCGTCGCCGACCTCGTCGCCGAGCCCGCATGGGTGATGGACGGGAACTACGGCGGCACGCTGGACCTGCGCATTCCCGCCGCCGACCTCATCGTGTTCCTGGACCTGCCGCGGCGGATCACCATCCCACGAGTACTGCGACGCTGGGCGCGGTGGCACGGGCGGAACCGTCCCGACCTCGCCGCGAACTGCCCGGAACGGCTCGACCTCGCTTTTCTCACCTGGCTGTGGAGATATCCGAGTACCAGCCGCAACCGTCTCGCCGACAGCATCGCCGAACACCACGCCGGACACCGGGTCGTTCGTCTGTGTACCCCGCGTGAGGTTCGTCTCTGGCTGGCCGCCGTGGCCTATTCGGGAGTTCCAGCGGCCCGCCCGTGA
- the tsaD gene encoding tRNA (adenosine(37)-N6)-threonylcarbamoyltransferase complex transferase subunit TsaD: protein MPPEQGPVVLGIETSCDETGVGLVRNGTLLGEALSTSMDQHARYGGVVPEIAARAHVQALVPCVRAALSSAGLFVADIGAVAVTAGPGLATALHVGVAAAKAYATALDVPLYGVHHLAGHLAADLVDGEPLPDPLIALIVSGGHTSLLRVGDLARDPITHLGDTLDDAAGECFDKVARVLGLPYPGGPAVDRAAVGHDATALAFPRPLTGRADAPYTFSFSGLKTAVARWVESHPDSPVPAGDVIASFQEAVVDVLTAKAVRACLDHGIGDLLIVGGVAANSRLRALAASRCEQTGIRLRIPARRRCTDNGVMIAALGDLLVRAGAEPSPAELTAMPGAFLERAQLGTALPALHAA from the coding sequence ATGCCGCCGGAGCAGGGCCCGGTCGTGCTGGGCATCGAGACGTCCTGCGACGAGACCGGGGTGGGGCTCGTCCGGAACGGCACGCTGCTGGGCGAGGCCCTGTCGACGAGCATGGACCAGCACGCCCGCTACGGCGGGGTGGTCCCCGAGATCGCCGCCCGGGCCCACGTGCAGGCGCTGGTGCCCTGCGTGCGCGCGGCGCTGTCCTCGGCGGGGCTGTTCGTGGCGGACATCGGCGCCGTCGCGGTCACCGCCGGCCCCGGCCTCGCCACCGCCCTGCACGTCGGGGTGGCCGCGGCGAAGGCGTACGCCACGGCGCTCGATGTTCCCCTCTACGGCGTGCACCATCTCGCCGGTCACCTCGCCGCGGACCTCGTCGACGGCGAACCGCTACCCGATCCCCTCATCGCCCTGATCGTCTCCGGCGGGCACACGTCGCTGCTGCGGGTGGGGGACCTCGCTCGCGACCCGATCACCCACCTCGGCGACACGCTTGACGACGCGGCCGGGGAGTGCTTCGACAAGGTCGCCCGGGTGCTCGGCCTGCCCTATCCGGGCGGTCCCGCGGTCGACCGAGCCGCGGTCGGCCACGATGCGACGGCGCTGGCCTTCCCCCGGCCGCTGACCGGCCGGGCGGACGCGCCCTACACCTTCTCGTTCTCGGGGCTGAAGACCGCCGTCGCCCGATGGGTCGAGTCGCATCCCGACTCCCCCGTACCGGCCGGCGATGTGATCGCATCCTTCCAGGAGGCAGTCGTCGACGTGCTCACCGCCAAGGCGGTCCGTGCCTGCCTCGACCACGGGATCGGTGACCTGCTCATCGTCGGCGGGGTCGCGGCGAACAGCCGGCTGCGGGCGCTGGCGGCCAGCCGCTGCGAGCAGACCGGCATCCGGCTGCGGATACCGGCCCGCCGGCGGTGCACGGACAACGGCGTGATGATCGCGGCGTTGGGTGACCTGCTCGTCCGCGCCGGCGCCGAGCCCTCCCCCGCCGAGCTCACCGCCATGCCGGGCGCGTTCCTCGAACGGGCCCAGCTCGGCACCGCGCTGCCGGCCCTGCACGCCGCGTGA
- a CDS encoding HAF repeat-containing protein: MNDRRTFIRAATVATTLAPWSLGYLGAATAAGAATAAPSSPPAPTRPAVVDIPSPTGASGLLTGGNTAGLFAGYWQTSSSELSGFVYHGGTVRGLPGNSRPAAVSEAGVVVGENTTRYSREAFRWNRGVYQSLGFLGGTPSQGGQSSTAVDVSDTGFIVGTSTTNTGEQHAYRWSNGTMTDLGTLGGPLSSAVAVTVQGRVVGNSLTREGASHGFLWSAGTISDLGTLGGSSTVVADVNNARQIVGTSETSDGHSRAFLWDGGRMTDLGTLGSDLHSEAVAVNRLGQVLVRSLGSSGGGFLWIAGRRIPITSPLGPLELLGLNDHGVVCGTVPSGQGSHAFRWYRGRLTDLGTLGGPVSTGNAATPNNVVLGSATTTDSPFPHAAFWPNTGA, encoded by the coding sequence ATGAACGATCGAAGGACATTCATCCGTGCCGCCACGGTGGCCACGACCCTCGCGCCCTGGTCGCTCGGCTACCTCGGCGCGGCCACCGCGGCGGGCGCGGCCACCGCGGCGCCGTCCTCCCCACCCGCGCCCACCCGACCCGCCGTCGTGGACATTCCATCCCCGACCGGGGCCTCCGGTCTCCTCACCGGCGGCAACACCGCAGGCCTTTTCGCGGGCTACTGGCAGACCTCATCCTCCGAGCTCAGTGGGTTCGTCTACCACGGCGGTACGGTGCGCGGCCTGCCGGGGAACAGCCGGCCGGCCGCGGTGAGCGAGGCCGGCGTGGTCGTCGGCGAGAACACCACGCGTTACAGCCGGGAGGCGTTCCGCTGGAACCGTGGCGTCTATCAGTCGCTGGGATTCCTCGGCGGCACCCCCAGTCAGGGCGGACAGTCCAGTACCGCGGTCGACGTCAGCGACACCGGATTCATCGTGGGGACCAGCACCACCAATACGGGCGAGCAGCACGCCTACCGGTGGTCGAACGGCACGATGACGGATCTGGGCACGCTTGGCGGACCGTTGAGTTCCGCCGTGGCCGTCACGGTGCAGGGAAGGGTGGTGGGTAACAGCCTCACCCGGGAGGGCGCCAGCCACGGGTTTCTCTGGTCGGCCGGCACAATATCGGATCTCGGGACCCTCGGCGGTTCCTCGACCGTCGTCGCCGACGTGAACAACGCCAGGCAGATCGTGGGGACCAGTGAGACCTCGGACGGCCATTCCCGCGCGTTCCTGTGGGACGGCGGCCGCATGACCGATCTCGGGACCCTCGGCAGTGACCTGCACAGCGAGGCGGTCGCCGTGAACAGGCTCGGTCAGGTGTTGGTGCGCAGCCTCGGATCGTCGGGTGGCGGGTTCCTGTGGATCGCGGGTCGCCGCATCCCGATCACCTCACCGCTCGGCCCGCTGGAGCTTCTCGGCCTCAATGATCACGGTGTGGTGTGCGGGACGGTGCCCTCGGGTCAGGGCAGCCACGCGTTCCGCTGGTACCGCGGCCGGCTGACCGATCTGGGCACCCTCGGAGGACCGGTGAGCACGGGCAACGCCGCCACCCCGAACAACGTCGTGCTCGGTTCCGCGACCACCACGGACTCCCCGTTTCCCCATGCGGCGTTCTGGCCGAACACCGGCGCCTGA
- the ureG gene encoding urease accessory protein UreG, producing MHLGHEEFQRTDGRASTGPADAGPAGAGRAPRIGVGGPVGSGKTALVAALCRALSSSLRIGVVTNDIYTTEDADFLRRAGVLDPERIRAVETGCCPHTAIRDDITANLDMVEDLEADTGPLDLVLVESGGDNLTATFSYGLIDRQIFVVDVAGGDKVPRKGGPGVTGSDLLVINKTDLAPLVGADLDVMARDATAARGARPVVFTSLTADPTAADVTAWVRAQLAELSPRGGSYDASDASNASQPLNRM from the coding sequence ATGCACCTCGGACATGAGGAGTTCCAGAGAACTGACGGGCGGGCCAGCACGGGGCCAGCTGACGCGGGGCCAGCCGGCGCCGGGCGGGCGCCGCGGATCGGGGTCGGCGGCCCGGTGGGCAGCGGTAAGACGGCCCTGGTCGCCGCGCTGTGCCGGGCCCTGTCGTCGAGCCTGCGCATCGGGGTGGTGACGAACGACATCTACACCACCGAGGACGCCGACTTCCTGCGCCGGGCCGGCGTGCTCGATCCCGAGCGGATCCGCGCGGTCGAGACCGGCTGCTGCCCGCACACCGCGATTCGCGACGACATCACCGCGAACCTTGACATGGTCGAGGACCTGGAGGCCGACACCGGCCCCCTGGACCTGGTCCTCGTCGAGTCCGGTGGCGACAATCTCACCGCGACGTTCAGCTACGGGCTAATCGACCGGCAGATCTTCGTCGTCGACGTCGCCGGGGGCGACAAGGTGCCCCGCAAGGGCGGACCGGGGGTGACCGGCAGCGACCTGCTGGTCATCAACAAGACCGATCTGGCCCCCCTGGTGGGCGCCGACCTCGACGTCATGGCCCGGGACGCGACCGCGGCCCGCGGTGCCCGTCCGGTGGTGTTCACCTCGCTCACCGCCGACCCCACGGCCGCGGACGTGACCGCCTGGGTACGGGCCCAGCTCGCCGAACTGTCCCCGCGCGGCGGTTCCTACGATGCGTCCGATGCGTCTAATGCGTCGCAACCTTTAAATAGGATGTGA
- a CDS encoding MMPL family transporter — MTSGDESEVRDSGGSVARAQTPPAPAAPPPPGPAVAGDGNGTLADSASGPAGSGGRPARARRPRIVYVFAVLAVGWLLLGGVGGSYQGKLGEVQKNDNAAYLPNSAESTKVDTASRQFRSVRTIPGFVVYDRQGGLTAQDKAKITADVRSFAGIHGVDAGQLGPPQFARNGAVAAVAVPLVAQDGGREVKGDELVDVEKAVVAAARDGAPAGLAVHPAGPGGLLVAFIEAFSGLDGLLLLAAGLVVVGILLLVYRSPVLWFFPLFSAVLALGVSALIIYPLAKNNVLTLNGQGQGILSVLVIGAGTDYALLLVSRYREELHAYPSRIQAMIVAWRGAAPAITASAVTVILGLLCLSLGELNSTRSLGPVAAIGIACTALIMLIFLPVFLVIAGRWIFWPRIPRVDHQADLAGHGLWARFAGGLVRRARWAWIVTTVVLLACSSLIVTLKVDGLSTTDSLTGRPEAIVGQEIFDANFSQGQGAPAVIITNTVAAADVIAAVRKVDGVATAPGSVCVEVDYAKLAARLASGGRPAARGSDGCAPKSVQVAPVDGRIAIDAAIVHRYDTAEAYNTITAIRRVVREVPGANALVGGQSAINLDTQNASRHDRNLIIPIVLVVILLVLGVLLRALLAPVLLIATVVLSFAATLGVSAVVFNHVFGFANADPGFPLFAFIFLVALGIDYNIFLMTRVREETLIHGTRSGIVRGLAVTGGVITSAGIVLAGTFAVLGVLPLVFLAQVGFSVAFGVLLDTVLVRSVLVPALSHDLGPKIWWPSKLS; from the coding sequence ATGACCAGCGGGGACGAGTCCGAGGTCAGGGACAGCGGCGGGTCGGTGGCACGGGCGCAGACCCCGCCAGCGCCAGCAGCACCGCCCCCGCCGGGGCCGGCTGTCGCCGGGGACGGCAACGGCACCCTGGCGGATTCCGCTTCCGGCCCCGCCGGTTCCGGTGGCCGTCCGGCGCGCGCCCGCCGGCCACGCATCGTCTACGTCTTCGCGGTCTTGGCCGTCGGCTGGCTCCTGCTCGGCGGCGTCGGCGGGTCCTACCAGGGCAAGCTCGGTGAGGTCCAGAAGAACGACAATGCCGCCTACCTCCCGAACTCGGCCGAGTCGACCAAGGTCGACACCGCGTCGCGGCAGTTTCGCTCCGTGCGGACGATTCCCGGCTTCGTCGTCTACGACCGCCAGGGCGGGCTGACCGCGCAGGACAAAGCCAAGATCACCGCCGACGTGAGGTCCTTCGCCGGGATTCACGGGGTGGACGCCGGCCAGCTCGGGCCGCCCCAGTTCGCCCGCAACGGCGCTGTGGCCGCCGTGGCCGTGCCGCTCGTCGCCCAGGACGGCGGCCGCGAGGTCAAGGGTGATGAGCTCGTCGACGTCGAGAAGGCCGTCGTCGCGGCCGCCCGCGACGGGGCACCGGCCGGTCTCGCCGTGCACCCGGCCGGGCCGGGGGGTCTGCTCGTCGCCTTCATCGAGGCATTCTCCGGCCTCGACGGGCTGTTGCTGCTCGCCGCGGGCCTCGTCGTCGTGGGCATCCTGCTGCTCGTCTATCGCAGCCCGGTGTTGTGGTTCTTCCCGCTGTTCAGCGCGGTGCTCGCGCTCGGCGTCTCGGCGCTGATCATCTATCCGTTGGCCAAGAACAACGTCCTCACCCTCAACGGACAGGGCCAGGGCATCCTGTCGGTGCTGGTCATCGGCGCCGGCACCGACTACGCGCTGCTGCTGGTGAGCCGCTATCGGGAGGAGCTGCACGCCTACCCCAGCCGGATCCAGGCGATGATCGTGGCCTGGCGGGGCGCCGCTCCGGCGATTACCGCCTCGGCGGTAACGGTGATCCTCGGCCTGCTCTGCCTGAGCCTCGGGGAACTGAACTCCACCCGCAGCCTCGGGCCGGTGGCGGCGATCGGCATCGCCTGCACAGCCCTGATCATGCTGATCTTCCTGCCGGTGTTCCTGGTGATCGCCGGGCGCTGGATCTTCTGGCCTCGCATTCCCCGCGTCGATCACCAGGCCGACCTCGCCGGTCACGGTCTCTGGGCACGCTTCGCCGGAGGCCTCGTCCGCCGGGCCCGGTGGGCCTGGATCGTCACGACGGTCGTGTTGCTGGCCTGCTCGTCCCTGATCGTCACCCTGAAGGTCGACGGCCTGTCGACGACGGACAGCCTGACGGGGCGGCCGGAGGCGATCGTCGGCCAGGAGATCTTCGACGCCAACTTCAGCCAGGGGCAGGGCGCCCCGGCCGTCATCATCACCAACACCGTTGCCGCCGCGGACGTCATCGCCGCCGTCCGGAAGGTCGACGGCGTCGCCACCGCTCCCGGCTCGGTCTGCGTGGAGGTCGACTACGCCAAACTCGCCGCCCGGTTGGCGTCCGGTGGGCGTCCGGCGGCGAGGGGTTCCGACGGATGCGCCCCGAAGTCGGTCCAGGTCGCCCCGGTTGACGGTCGAATCGCCATCGACGCCGCCATCGTCCACCGTTATGACACCGCCGAGGCTTACAACACGATCACTGCGATCCGACGGGTCGTCCGGGAGGTGCCCGGGGCGAACGCCCTGGTCGGTGGCCAGTCGGCGATCAATCTCGACACCCAGAACGCCTCGCGCCACGATCGCAACCTGATCATCCCGATCGTGCTGGTCGTCATCCTCCTCGTGCTCGGCGTCCTGTTGCGGGCGCTGCTCGCCCCGGTCCTCCTGATCGCGACGGTGGTGCTCTCGTTTGCCGCGACGCTGGGCGTGAGCGCGGTGGTGTTCAACCACGTCTTCGGGTTCGCCAACGCGGATCCCGGCTTCCCGCTGTTTGCGTTCATCTTCCTCGTCGCCCTGGGGATCGACTACAACATCTTCCTGATGACCAGGGTCCGGGAGGAGACCCTCATCCACGGCACCCGTAGCGGCATCGTGCGCGGCCTCGCGGTCACGGGCGGGGTCATCACCTCGGCCGGGATCGTCCTCGCCGGGACGTTCGCCGTGCTCGGCGTCCTCCCGCTGGTCTTCCTGGCCCAGGTGGGTTTCTCGGTGGCCTTCGGGGTGCTGCTGGACACGGTTCTGGTCCGCTCGGTCCTCGTGCCGGCGCTGAGCCATGACCTCGGTCCGAAGATCTGGTGGCCCTCGAAGCTCTCCTGA
- a CDS encoding cytochrome P450, whose product MAVRGSRGPVPGDGGPPLVGYTLRYLHDPAQHWRQRYDRYGPVSWERTFGLRVVSLLGPDATGLALRNHEQAFANGPGQQRIAGPFFRRGLSMLDFDEHRHHRRILAGAFAPDRLRGYLAGMNPSIERGVAGWRPGARFQVYPAVKQLTLELATRIFMGERLGPEADRFNAALFACIRAPGAVVRVPAPGLRWSRGLAGRRYLEEFLRLRVPAKRAGSGTDMFSRLCHAEAEDGSRLSDDDVVNHMILMMVAAHDTSTITMTSMSYYLARHPEWQQRCREESLALGTPAVDHADLDRLPSLALVMKEALRLVTPVPILLRATVKDIDVLGVTVPAGTVAALALAFTHQMPEYWPSPERFDPERFADHRREDKVHPYAWQPFGGGPHTCIGLHFAGQQVKAILHQMLLRYRWSLAPGYRISLDRFPLPVPRDGLPVQLEKIT is encoded by the coding sequence ATGGCGGTGAGGGGTTCCAGGGGACCGGTGCCGGGCGACGGAGGTCCGCCCCTGGTGGGATACACCCTGCGCTACCTGCATGACCCTGCCCAGCACTGGCGGCAGCGCTACGACCGGTATGGCCCGGTGTCATGGGAGCGGACCTTCGGGCTGCGGGTGGTGAGCCTGCTCGGCCCGGACGCCACCGGCTTGGCGCTGCGCAACCATGAGCAGGCATTCGCGAACGGCCCGGGGCAGCAACGGATAGCCGGACCGTTCTTTCGGCGCGGATTGAGCATGCTCGACTTCGACGAGCACCGCCACCACCGTCGGATCCTCGCCGGCGCGTTCGCCCCGGACAGACTGCGCGGCTATCTCGCCGGGATGAACCCGTCCATCGAACGGGGCGTCGCGGGGTGGCGGCCGGGCGCGAGGTTCCAGGTTTATCCCGCGGTCAAACAGCTCACCCTCGAACTGGCGACCCGGATCTTCATGGGTGAACGGCTGGGACCGGAAGCCGACCGGTTCAACGCCGCGCTGTTCGCCTGCATCCGCGCGCCGGGCGCGGTGGTCCGCGTGCCGGCACCCGGGCTACGTTGGTCGCGTGGCTTGGCCGGGCGCCGGTACCTGGAGGAGTTCCTGCGGCTGCGGGTGCCCGCGAAACGAGCCGGGAGCGGCACCGACATGTTCAGCCGGCTCTGCCACGCCGAGGCCGAGGACGGCAGCAGGCTGAGCGACGACGACGTCGTCAACCACATGATCCTGATGATGGTGGCCGCGCACGACACGTCCACGATCACGATGACCAGCATGAGCTACTATTTGGCACGGCATCCGGAGTGGCAGCAGCGGTGCCGCGAGGAGTCGCTCGCCCTCGGCACGCCAGCGGTGGACCATGCCGACCTCGATCGGCTGCCGTCACTCGCTCTGGTCATGAAGGAGGCGCTGCGCCTGGTCACGCCGGTGCCGATCCTCCTGCGCGCCACAGTGAAAGACATCGACGTGCTCGGCGTCACGGTGCCCGCCGGTACCGTGGCCGCCCTCGCGCTCGCCTTCACCCACCAGATGCCGGAGTACTGGCCGAGCCCGGAACGGTTCGACCCGGAGCGGTTCGCGGACCACCGTCGCGAGGACAAGGTACATCCCTACGCCTGGCAACCGTTCGGTGGCGGGCCACATACCTGCATCGGTCTGCACTTCGCCGGTCAGCAGGTGAAGGCGATCCTGCACCAGATGCTGCTGCGGTACCGGTGGAGCCTGGCACCGGGCTACCGGATCTCATTAGACCGTTTCCCGCTGCCTGTTCCACGGGACGGGCTACCGGTCCAGCTGGAAAAGATCACCTGA
- the folD gene encoding bifunctional methylenetetrahydrofolate dehydrogenase/methenyltetrahydrofolate cyclohydrolase FolD, translating to MSAVIIDGKAVARRVRENVAREVAEFRDRTGIQPGLATVLVGDDPASAVYVGGKRRACVEAGMADLHQHLPADTSQEKVAALLDDLAADPAVSGILLQLPVPEGLDGAALVGRIPPGKDVDGLTTASVGLLARGLPGLRPCTPSGIIELLDSYDVELSGTPTVVVGRSELVGRPVAALLVGRNATLTICHSRTRDLAAVCRGADVLVVAAGKQAIIGADAVKPGATVIDVGMHRTPQGLRGDVDFEAVREVAGKLTPVPGGVGPMTIAMLLRNTLLAAQAATGTDGPG from the coding sequence GTGAGCGCAGTGATAATCGACGGCAAGGCCGTCGCCCGCAGAGTGCGTGAGAACGTGGCCAGGGAGGTCGCTGAGTTCCGCGACCGGACCGGCATCCAGCCCGGCCTCGCGACCGTGCTCGTGGGTGACGACCCCGCGTCCGCCGTGTACGTCGGTGGCAAGCGTCGGGCCTGTGTCGAGGCCGGCATGGCCGACCTGCATCAACACCTGCCGGCCGACACCTCCCAGGAGAAGGTCGCGGCGCTCTTGGATGATCTTGCCGCCGATCCGGCCGTGTCGGGTATTCTGCTGCAGCTTCCGGTGCCCGAAGGCTTGGACGGGGCCGCGCTCGTCGGCCGGATCCCACCCGGGAAGGACGTTGACGGGCTCACCACCGCCAGCGTCGGTCTGCTCGCCCGGGGTCTGCCGGGTCTGCGGCCCTGCACACCGTCCGGGATCATCGAGTTGCTGGACTCCTACGACGTCGAGTTGTCCGGTACGCCCACGGTCGTCGTCGGTCGTTCGGAGCTGGTCGGTCGTCCGGTGGCAGCGCTGCTGGTGGGACGTAACGCGACCCTAACGATCTGTCACTCCCGTACACGGGACCTGGCGGCGGTCTGCCGCGGCGCCGACGTGCTCGTCGTCGCAGCGGGAAAGCAGGCGATCATCGGCGCCGACGCGGTGAAGCCGGGCGCCACCGTCATCGACGTCGGCATGCACCGGACCCCGCAGGGCCTGCGTGGCGACGTGGATTTCGAGGCGGTGCGCGAGGTGGCCGGGAAATTGACCCCGGTGCCGGGCGGGGTGGGGCCGATGACGATCGCGATGCTGCTGCGCAACACCCTGCTCGCTGCGCAGGCCGCCACCGGGACGGACGGTCCGGGCTGA